The Paraburkholderia megapolitana genomic sequence CTTTCAGTAGCTTTCGAGTGTAAGGATGGGCGGGCTCAGCAAAAATTTTCTCGACTTCCCCGGTTTCGACGATGGAACCGTTCTGCATGACCGCCACCCGGTGTGCCATTGCACCGATTACCGCAAGATCGTGGCTGATGAAGACGAAGCCGAGGTTGTACTTGTGCTGCAAGCCCGCCAGCAGTTTCAGCACCTGCTGCTGGATCGAAACGTCGAGCGCACTGGTCGGCTCGTCCAGAATCAGGATGCGCGGCTCCAGCACCAGAGCGCGCGCGATCGCAATGCGCTGGCGCTGGCCGCCGGAAAACTCGTGCGGATAACGCTGCAGGACCGTGCGGTCCAGGCCGACCTCGCGCAGCACACTGATGACCTTCTCGCGGCGCCCAGCCGCATCGAGTTGCGGACGATGCAGCTCCAGCCCCTCGCCGACAATCCGCTCGATCGTGTGTCGCGGCGAAAGCGAACTGAATGGATCCTGAAAGACAACCTGCATGTTCGAGCGCAGCGCGGTCTGTTCGTGTCCGCGGAAGCTTGCGAGCGCCCTGCCCTGGAACTCGATGTCGCCGTGCACGACGCGCTGCAAGCCGAGCAGCGCCATCGCGAGCGTCGACTTGCCCGAACCCGATTCGCCGACAATGCCAAGCGTCTCGCCCTGACGCACCGACAGGCTCGCTTTCGATACCGCGCTAAAATGCCCCGCGCGAAACCAGCCGTTGAAGCCCGCCAGCTTCGTGCGGAAATCGACGGACACATCGCGTGCTTCGAGCAGCACCGGCGAGATCGGAATGACCGGCACCACTGTGCGTTCGGGACGACTCTCCAGCAAACGACGCGTATACGGATGCTGAGGCGACGAAAAAATCGCATCGACGGTACCGCTCTCAACCAGCTTGCCGCGCTCCATCACCGCGACGCGCTGCGCGAAACGGCGCACGAGATTCAGATCGTGTGTGATCAGCAGCACGGCCATGCCGCGCTTTTCCGCTTCGTCGCGTTGCAGTTCGAGCAATAGCTCGACGATCTGCGCGCGGATCGTGACGTCGAGCGCGGTAGTGGGTTCGTCGGCGAGCAACAGACGCGGACGACACGCGAGCGCCATCGCGATCATCGCGCGCTGCCGCTGTCCGCCGGACAATTGATGCGGATAGCTGTTCACGCGCTTGCCCGGCTCCGCGATGCCGGTGCGATCGAGCAGCGCGACCGTGCGCTTGCGCGCCTCACGTGCGCTCACGTCATCGTGCAGCACGATCGTCTCCGCGATCTGATCGCCGATCGTATACAGCGGATTGAGCGCTGACATCGGCTCCTGGAAGATCATCGCGATGTCGGAGCCGCGCATTTCGCGCATGCCGCGCTCGCTCTTCGCGAGCAGATCCTCGCCGCCGAAGCGTATCGCCCCGCTCACCTGGGCATCGCTGAGCAGAC encodes the following:
- a CDS encoding ABC transporter ATP-binding protein, with protein sequence MPTLSPAGPLLELDHLHVSFGDTVAVDDVTLAIERGERVALVGESGSGKTVTALSILRLLSDAQVSGAIRFGGEDLLAKSERGMREMRGSDIAMIFQEPMSALNPLYTIGDQIAETIVLHDDVSAREARKRTVALLDRTGIAEPGKRVNSYPHQLSGGQRQRAMIAMALACRPRLLLADEPTTALDVTIRAQIVELLLELQRDEAEKRGMAVLLITHDLNLVRRFAQRVAVMERGKLVESGTVDAIFSSPQHPYTRRLLESRPERTVVPVIPISPVLLEARDVSVDFRTKLAGFNGWFRAGHFSAVSKASLSVRQGETLGIVGESGSGKSTLAMALLGLQRVVHGDIEFQGRALASFRGHEQTALRSNMQVVFQDPFSSLSPRHTIERIVGEGLELHRPQLDAAGRREKVISVLREVGLDRTVLQRYPHEFSGGQRQRIAIARALVLEPRILILDEPTSALDVSIQQQVLKLLAGLQHKYNLGFVFISHDLAVIGAMAHRVAVMQNGSIVETGEVEKIFAEPAHPYTRKLLKAAFER